A single Altererythrobacter sp. BO-6 DNA region contains:
- a CDS encoding carboxyl transferase domain-containing protein, which translates to MTWERELEELRHREALAEQMGGADKVARQHGRGKMDARARLAALCDPGSFREIGKIAGKGHYDENGDLTGVTPAPFLFGKATINGRPVVATADDFTIRGGAADAGISRKMVQAEKMAHELKLPLIRMIDGTGGGGSVKTLEQIGATYIPAVPGWGDVVQNLDTVPVVALALGPTAGLGAARTVASHYSIMVRGLSQIFAAGPAVVEGLGEAYRDGATSHEQAKENLGGSDIHTRNGVVDDEVGSEAEAFARARHFLSFMPEHVGQLARRSNCLDPVHRREEELLSLVPRDPKAVYSMRRCLDMVFDTGTVFEIGKMWGRAAITALARLDGWPVAVVASDPSFLGGSWEAKTSEKVERFVKLADQFRLPIVHLVDNPGFMIGREAEMAGTIRYGVNAMNAIYKATVPLASVVLRRAYGIAGSAMSNAEAFQYRFCWPSGDWGSLPIAGGLEVAYKSELEAAEDHAAMLEEIRERLGKVTSPFRSAERFNVEDIIDPRDTRPLLCEFAELAWRKLESEV; encoded by the coding sequence ATGACCTGGGAACGCGAACTGGAAGAACTGCGCCACCGCGAGGCGCTCGCCGAGCAGATGGGCGGTGCGGACAAGGTCGCCCGCCAGCATGGGCGCGGGAAGATGGACGCGCGCGCACGGCTCGCGGCTTTGTGCGACCCCGGCTCCTTCCGCGAGATCGGCAAGATCGCCGGCAAGGGTCACTATGACGAAAACGGCGACCTCACCGGCGTCACCCCCGCCCCCTTCCTGTTCGGCAAAGCCACGATCAACGGGCGGCCGGTGGTTGCCACGGCGGACGATTTCACCATTCGCGGCGGCGCAGCCGATGCCGGGATCAGCCGCAAGATGGTGCAGGCGGAGAAGATGGCGCATGAGCTCAAGCTGCCGCTGATCCGCATGATTGACGGCACCGGTGGCGGTGGCTCGGTCAAGACGCTGGAGCAGATCGGCGCGACCTATATTCCCGCCGTGCCCGGCTGGGGCGATGTAGTGCAGAACCTCGACACCGTGCCGGTGGTGGCGCTGGCGCTCGGGCCGACCGCGGGCCTTGGCGCGGCACGCACGGTTGCCAGCCATTATTCGATCATGGTGCGCGGGTTGTCGCAGATCTTCGCTGCGGGACCGGCGGTGGTCGAAGGCCTCGGCGAGGCATATCGCGACGGCGCCACCAGCCATGAGCAAGCCAAGGAAAACCTCGGCGGATCGGACATCCACACCCGCAATGGCGTGGTCGATGACGAGGTAGGATCCGAGGCCGAGGCCTTCGCCCGCGCGCGGCACTTCCTCAGCTTCATGCCCGAACATGTCGGCCAGCTGGCGCGGCGTTCCAACTGCCTCGACCCGGTCCACCGGCGCGAAGAGGAATTGCTCAGCCTGGTGCCGCGCGATCCCAAGGCGGTCTATTCAATGCGACGCTGCCTCGACATGGTGTTCGACACCGGGACCGTGTTCGAAATCGGCAAGATGTGGGGCCGCGCCGCGATCACCGCACTCGCGCGGCTCGACGGCTGGCCGGTGGCGGTGGTGGCGAGCGACCCCAGCTTCCTGGGCGGATCGTGGGAGGCGAAGACCAGCGAGAAAGTTGAGCGCTTCGTGAAGCTGGCTGACCAGTTCCGCCTGCCCATCGTCCACCTCGTCGACAATCCCGGCTTCATGATCGGGCGCGAGGCGGAAATGGCGGGTACGATCCGCTATGGCGTCAATGCGATGAACGCGATCTACAAGGCCACGGTGCCGCTCGCCAGCGTGGTGCTGCGCCGCGCCTATGGCATCGCGGGCAGCGCGATGAGCAATGCGGAAGCGTTTCAATACCGCTTCTGCTGGCCTTCGGGCGATTGGGGTTCGCTCCCCATCGCGGGCGGGCTGGAAGTGGCTTACAAGTCGGAGCTGGAGGCGGCCGAGGATCACGCAGCGATGCTGGAGGAAATCCGCGAGAGGCTGGGCAAGGTCACTTCGCCCTTCCGCAGCGCGGAACGCTTTAATGTCGAGGACATCATCGACCCGCGCGACACCCGGCCCTTGCTGTGCGAATTCGCGGAGCTTGCCTGGAGGAAGCTGGAGAGCGAAGTCTAG
- a CDS encoding multidrug effflux MFS transporter produces the protein MQSGSASSRQFGERELIVLMASLMSLQAFGIDSMLPALGVMADDLGAGGNNRQYVISAYFLGSGIGAFFPGAFADRFGRRPVLFVGLIAYIVLSLACSWVEDFETLLVLRLVQGIACAGLSVVPTAIVRDRVGGDRMARMMSLIIMIFLAVPIVAPAIGQLILMFFSWRAIFDGMALMGVIIGLWVWLRLPESLTEDNIQQIDPVTILKNMGQSLSNRVSVGYVIGSALVFGSLFGFLNSSQQLIAESFGAGNYFALIFGASIIGMVIASFTNSRIVERFGARRVSHTALIGFLIVSLLQVLSASHEGQTLWEFVPLLALNMTMLGFVGANFSSIAMQPFQQIAGAASSAQTSVRMVTGALLGAAIGQAYDGTALPLGIAMTLCAISALALVLYSERGKLFRRPNQARRYMELHDIMRH, from the coding sequence ATGCAATCCGGCTCCGCTTCTTCCCGCCAATTTGGCGAGCGCGAATTGATCGTGCTGATGGCTTCGCTGATGAGCCTGCAGGCATTCGGCATCGATTCCATGCTGCCGGCGCTGGGGGTGATGGCGGATGACCTTGGTGCGGGCGGGAACAACCGGCAATATGTCATCAGCGCCTATTTCCTGGGTTCGGGTATCGGCGCGTTCTTCCCCGGCGCCTTTGCAGACCGGTTCGGGCGGCGGCCGGTGCTGTTTGTCGGGCTGATTGCCTACATCGTGCTGTCGCTGGCCTGTTCCTGGGTAGAGGATTTCGAGACGCTGCTGGTGCTGCGGCTGGTCCAGGGGATTGCCTGTGCTGGCTTGAGCGTGGTGCCCACGGCGATCGTGCGCGACCGTGTGGGCGGCGACCGGATGGCGCGGATGATGAGCCTCATCATCATGATCTTCCTTGCCGTGCCGATCGTTGCGCCGGCGATTGGCCAGCTGATCCTGATGTTCTTTAGCTGGCGCGCAATCTTTGACGGGATGGCGCTGATGGGTGTGATCATCGGGTTGTGGGTGTGGCTAAGGCTGCCCGAAAGCCTGACGGAGGACAATATCCAGCAGATCGATCCCGTCACGATCCTCAAGAACATGGGCCAATCGCTCTCCAACCGTGTCTCTGTGGGTTATGTGATCGGCAGCGCGTTGGTGTTCGGATCGCTGTTCGGCTTCCTCAATTCTTCGCAACAGCTGATCGCCGAGAGCTTCGGCGCGGGCAATTATTTCGCGCTGATCTTCGGCGCGTCGATCATCGGCATGGTCATCGCCAGCTTCACCAATTCGCGCATTGTCGAACGGTTCGGCGCGCGCCGGGTGAGCCACACCGCGTTGATCGGCTTCCTGATCGTCAGCCTGCTGCAAGTTCTGTCCGCCAGCCATGAAGGGCAGACGCTGTGGGAATTCGTGCCGCTGCTTGCGCTCAACATGACCATGCTGGGCTTTGTCGGCGCGAACTTTTCTTCGATCGCGATGCAGCCGTTCCAGCAGATCGCAGGCGCTGCCTCGTCGGCGCAAACCAGCGTGCGGATGGTCACCGGCGCGCTGCTCGGCGCGGCGATCGGCCAGGCCTACGATGGCACCGCGCTGCCGCTGGGCATTGCGATGACGCTATGCGCGATCTCGGCGCTGGCGCTGGTACTTTATAGCGAGCGGGGCAAGCTGTTCCGCCGCCCCAACCAGGCGCGGCGCTATATGGAACTGCACGATATCATGCGGCATTAA
- the dinB gene encoding DNA polymerase IV yields the protein MADAQGSDDIGAMEPEEARGLRKIIHVDMDAFFASVEQRDNPELRGKPVAVGGAGGRGVVAAASYEARTFGVRSAMPSVTAKRLCPDLIFVRHRFDAYKEASRTIRRIFEHYTPHVEPLSLDEAYLDVTEDLLGIGSATRIAELIRQEIRAKTQLTASAGVSYNKFLAKLASDQNKPNGMCVIRPGEGAQFVAGLPVRRFHGVGPKGAEKMARLGIVTGADLAAKDIAFLRQHFGSQADYLYRAARGIDLRPVRAHRIRKSVGGERTFSEDISSGPALREVLENIIDIVWDSIEKTEAKGRRVTLKMKYTDFQNVTRAKTVDHPVADKREFAGLARGLLDELLPLPMPIRLMGLTLSKLEGAEEPEERPRDEAQLSLL from the coding sequence ATGGCGGATGCGCAGGGCAGCGATGACATCGGAGCAATGGAGCCTGAGGAAGCCCGCGGCCTCAGGAAGATCATCCATGTCGACATGGACGCCTTCTTCGCCAGCGTGGAACAACGCGACAACCCGGAGCTGCGCGGCAAGCCGGTGGCGGTGGGCGGCGCGGGTGGGCGCGGCGTGGTCGCCGCCGCCAGCTATGAAGCGCGCACATTCGGCGTGCGCAGCGCCATGCCCTCGGTCACTGCCAAGCGGCTGTGCCCCGATTTGATTTTCGTGCGCCACCGGTTCGATGCTTACAAGGAAGCGAGCCGCACGATCCGCCGGATCTTCGAACACTACACCCCGCATGTCGAACCGCTAAGCCTGGACGAGGCCTATCTCGATGTGACCGAGGACCTGCTGGGGATCGGTTCCGCCACCCGCATCGCCGAGCTGATCCGCCAGGAGATCCGGGCCAAGACGCAGCTGACCGCCAGCGCCGGGGTGAGCTACAACAAGTTCCTTGCCAAGCTGGCGAGCGACCAGAACAAGCCCAACGGGATGTGCGTGATCCGCCCCGGCGAAGGCGCACAATTCGTCGCAGGCCTGCCGGTGCGGCGGTTCCACGGGGTCGGTCCCAAGGGCGCGGAAAAGATGGCGCGGCTGGGGATCGTGACCGGTGCGGACCTGGCGGCGAAAGACATCGCCTTCCTGCGCCAGCATTTCGGCAGCCAGGCGGACTATCTCTACCGCGCGGCGCGCGGGATCGACCTGAGGCCTGTGCGTGCGCACCGCATCCGCAAGTCCGTGGGCGGGGAACGCACCTTCAGCGAGGATATCTCGTCAGGCCCCGCGCTGCGCGAGGTGCTCGAAAACATCATCGACATCGTGTGGGACAGCATCGAGAAGACCGAGGCCAAGGGCCGCAGGGTCACGCTGAAGATGAAATACACCGATTTCCAGAACGTGACGCGGGCGAAGACGGTGGATCACCCGGTGGCCGACAAGCGCGAATTCGCAGGGCTTGCGCGCGGCCTGCTTGACGAATTGCTGCCGCTGCCGATGCCGATCCGGCTGATGGGGCTGACGCTTTCGAAGCTGGAGGGTGCGGAGGAACCAGAGGAACGCCCACGCGACGAGGCACAGCTTTCGCTGCTTTAG
- a CDS encoding NUDIX domain-containing protein, with amino-acid sequence MLHLIIRIIPAAVHRALLPVAYRVRHRWRTWRKVPLAGCNVILTDLNGSILLLQHSYGPAAWYLPGGGIGKGEDPLAAAVREVREELGLELVRLNALGTFDGVISGSPHTMHLFAATIDLHPQPDGREVTEARFFPPHSLPEPLSGMARRALEHWRDNRDGS; translated from the coding sequence ATGCTTCACCTGATCATCCGTATCATTCCCGCGGCGGTGCACCGCGCGCTGTTGCCGGTTGCCTACCGCGTGCGGCATCGCTGGAGGACCTGGCGCAAGGTGCCGCTCGCGGGCTGCAATGTGATCCTGACCGACTTGAATGGCTCGATCCTGCTGCTGCAGCACAGCTATGGCCCGGCGGCCTGGTATTTGCCCGGAGGCGGTATCGGCAAAGGCGAGGATCCGCTGGCTGCGGCCGTGCGAGAAGTGCGCGAGGAACTGGGGCTGGAACTGGTGCGGCTGAACGCGCTTGGCACGTTCGATGGCGTGATTTCCGGCTCGCCGCATACCATGCACCTGTTCGCTGCGACGATTGATCTGCACCCGCAGCCGGACGGACGCGAGGTTACCGAGGCGCGCTTTTTTCCGCCGCATTCGCTGCCCGAACCGCTCTCGGGCATGGCGCGCCGCGCGCTGGAGCATTGGCGCGACAATCGCGACGGCAGCTAA
- a CDS encoding 6-phosphogluconolactonase gives MADVTIVDGADTGAIADWLDARIAAALDATNGDVAIAVPGGSTPFPIMAELVTRDLDWSRLVVWPGDDRIVPEDHEASNTGKIRALFEPVGARIHPLSEDSQPPHFAVAWLGMGGDGHIASLFPNTDPKVDDPQAVRRLTPDPLPAHAPFDRITLTIPALLASDSLLFTLGGAADKRDVFDVAIRREHDLPIARLLGAARQPVTCFT, from the coding sequence ATGGCCGATGTAACGATAGTGGACGGCGCCGATACTGGCGCGATTGCCGACTGGCTGGATGCGCGGATCGCGGCCGCGCTCGACGCGACCAATGGCGATGTCGCAATCGCCGTTCCCGGCGGTTCGACCCCGTTCCCGATCATGGCAGAACTGGTGACCCGCGATCTTGACTGGTCGCGGCTGGTGGTGTGGCCGGGCGATGACCGGATCGTGCCCGAGGATCACGAGGCGTCCAACACCGGGAAGATCCGCGCGCTGTTCGAACCGGTCGGCGCGCGCATTCATCCACTATCCGAAGACAGCCAGCCGCCGCATTTCGCTGTCGCCTGGCTGGGCATGGGCGGCGACGGGCATATCGCTTCGCTGTTCCCCAACACCGATCCCAAGGTTGACGACCCGCAGGCAGTGCGGCGGCTCACGCCCGATCCGCTGCCCGCGCATGCGCCGTTTGACCGGATCACGCTGACCATTCCCGCGCTGCTCGCGTCGGATTCATTGCTGTTCACGCTGGGCGGCGCTGCGGACAAGCGCGACGTGTTCGACGTGGCGATCCGGCGCGAACACGATTTGCCGATCGCGCGGCTGCTCGGTGCCGCGCGCCAGCCGGTTACATGCTTCACCTGA
- a CDS encoding DNA starvation/stationary phase protection protein, whose protein sequence is MLDPNNNSMTALNVEINALLADHFALYLKTKNFHWHVKGPRFRDLHLLFDEQAIEIRDQIDAIGERVRKNGGDTLTSVGAVAKHTQIKDQDSTTLSAEDMIAGLRDDNRKLVERLKGMKQLAEDAGDNATDGLIDDWTDMAEERVWFLSSLLEN, encoded by the coding sequence ATGCTGGACCCTAACAACAATTCGATGACCGCCCTCAACGTTGAAATCAACGCCCTGCTGGCCGATCACTTCGCGCTTTATCTGAAGACGAAGAACTTCCACTGGCACGTGAAGGGCCCGCGCTTCCGCGACCTGCACCTGCTATTTGACGAGCAGGCGATCGAGATTCGCGACCAGATCGATGCGATCGGCGAGCGGGTGCGGAAGAATGGCGGCGACACGCTGACCTCGGTCGGCGCGGTCGCAAAGCACACCCAGATCAAGGACCAGGACAGCACCACGCTGAGCGCGGAGGACATGATCGCGGGATTGCGCGATGATAACCGCAAGCTGGTCGAACGCCTCAAGGGCATGAAGCAGCTCGCTGAAGATGCAGGCGATAACGCCACCGATGGCTTGATCGATGACTGGACCGACATGGCCGAAGAGCGCGTCTGGTTCCTGAGCTCGCTGCTCGAGAACTAA
- a CDS encoding SDR family oxidoreductase, with product MKLEPGMAAVVTGGASGLGRASAQALSEAGLKVAIFDINDADGEAHAAAIGGTFHHVDIMDEQSVEAGFAAARAANGQERVTVHCAMASRRGKTLGWDKETGGYKRLPTEDYAFGAEGILVASYRVASISALGMANAEPLNEDGERGCITLTASVAAQDGQIGQVIYGSCKAGVNGLVLPMARDLMDLGIRVNSVMPGIFATPLMLGMKDRNPAMWAQLNASVPFPKRLGHPEEFASLICEIARNSYINGHQFRLDGAIRMPPK from the coding sequence ATGAAACTCGAACCGGGCATGGCGGCGGTGGTCACGGGCGGCGCATCGGGGCTGGGCCGGGCGAGCGCGCAGGCGCTTTCTGAGGCGGGCCTGAAGGTTGCGATCTTCGACATCAACGATGCGGATGGCGAAGCCCATGCCGCGGCGATCGGCGGCACCTTCCACCATGTCGACATCATGGACGAGCAATCGGTCGAAGCCGGCTTTGCCGCCGCGCGCGCCGCCAACGGGCAAGAACGGGTTACCGTCCACTGCGCCATGGCCAGCCGCCGCGGCAAGACGCTGGGCTGGGACAAGGAAACGGGCGGCTACAAGCGCTTGCCGACCGAGGATTACGCGTTTGGCGCCGAAGGCATCCTCGTCGCCAGCTATCGCGTCGCCTCCATCTCGGCGCTGGGCATGGCGAACGCCGAACCGCTCAACGAAGATGGCGAGCGCGGCTGCATCACCCTCACCGCTTCGGTCGCGGCGCAGGACGGGCAGATCGGCCAGGTGATCTATGGCAGTTGCAAGGCCGGGGTGAACGGGCTGGTGCTGCCGATGGCGCGCGACCTGATGGACCTTGGCATTCGCGTCAATTCGGTGATGCCGGGAATCTTCGCCACCCCGCTGATGCTGGGGATGAAGGACCGCAATCCGGCGATGTGGGCACAATTGAACGCAAGCGTTCCCTTCCCCAAACGGCTTGGCCACCCGGAAGAATTCGCTTCGCTGATCTGCGAGATCGCGCGCAACAGCTATATCAACGGGCACCAGTTCCGGCTCGACGGCGCGATCCGCATGCCGCCGAAGTGA
- a CDS encoding NAD(P)-dependent alcohol dehydrogenase produces the protein MTTQTNAYPTRAYGATAPDSGVGPIEITRRGLRDDDVLIDISHCGICHSDLHSARNDWGRTTYPIVPGHEIVGTVAAVGEAVTRHKVGDRVAIGCMVDSCMECKHCDQDLEQYCLQGGMTGTYNGTDRRDGTPTYGGYSERIVCREEFVLKVPDGLPMAEAAPLLCAGITTYSPLRTWKVGPGSKVAVAGLGGLGHMGVKLAAAMGAEVTVLSRTEDKRADAEKLGAHAFLNTSDKDAMKAKAGYFDLVLNTIPVRHDITPYLQLLRIDGVQVLVGVIDMLPEIHSMLLLGRKVLTGSGIGGLAETQEMLDFCAEHGILPEIETIRIEDVNHAYERMEASDVKYRFVIDMESLRQS, from the coding sequence ATGACCACCCAGACCAACGCCTATCCCACCCGTGCCTATGGCGCGACCGCGCCCGATAGCGGCGTCGGCCCGATCGAGATTACCCGCCGGGGCCTGCGCGATGACGATGTGCTGATCGACATCAGCCATTGCGGCATCTGCCATTCGGACCTGCATTCCGCCCGTAACGACTGGGGCCGCACGACCTATCCGATCGTGCCCGGGCACGAGATCGTGGGAACGGTGGCGGCCGTGGGCGAGGCGGTGACGCGGCACAAGGTGGGTGACCGGGTGGCGATCGGCTGCATGGTCGACAGCTGCATGGAGTGCAAACATTGCGACCAGGACCTGGAGCAATATTGCCTGCAGGGCGGGATGACCGGCACCTATAACGGCACTGACCGGCGCGACGGTACTCCCACTTACGGCGGCTATTCCGAACGGATCGTTTGCCGCGAGGAATTCGTGCTCAAAGTGCCCGATGGCCTGCCTATGGCCGAAGCCGCGCCGCTGCTGTGTGCCGGCATCACCACCTACAGCCCCTTGCGCACCTGGAAGGTCGGGCCGGGCAGCAAGGTCGCGGTCGCAGGCCTTGGCGGGCTTGGTCACATGGGTGTGAAGCTGGCGGCGGCGATGGGCGCGGAAGTGACCGTGCTGAGCCGCACGGAGGACAAGCGCGCGGACGCCGAAAAGCTGGGGGCGCATGCCTTCCTCAACACGTCGGACAAGGACGCGATGAAGGCCAAGGCCGGCTATTTCGACCTGGTGCTCAACACGATTCCCGTGCGGCACGACATCACGCCCTATCTGCAGCTGTTGCGGATTGACGGGGTTCAAGTGCTGGTGGGCGTGATCGACATGCTGCCGGAAATCCATTCGATGCTGCTGTTGGGCCGCAAGGTGCTGACGGGCAGCGGGATCGGCGGGCTCGCCGAAACGCAGGAGATGCTCGATTTCTGCGCCGAGCACGGGATCCTGCCGGAGATCGAAACTATCCGCATCGAGGACGTGAACCACGCCTACGAACGAATGGAAGCGAGCGATGTGAAATACCGCTTCGTGATCGATATGGAAAGTTTGCGGCAGAGCTGA
- a CDS encoding serine hydrolase domain-containing protein, with amino-acid sequence MKLTTRPTLFASTLLAPLLAFTATIASTSASAGEISTTMPETPTGEIGATLIEHINSDSPDSIRAWAQGVLSESLDPEMRSTFLQQLAVAARDSGGVDFVDARTQGPPGMLVVTIKGRHTGQLAALVLLPDPDQPGKLAMVDMVPIDDPALYDAWPETGASQAEIAHLAGAALDQLARTTDFSGCLSISNGATTFFDECRGLADRTFGVKADNATKFHIGSMNKMFTSVAIAQLVEAGKLQWETSLAEVMPEYPDQATASKITVWQLLRHTAGLGDFFVPEFFQNRENFVNPADYLDLIARQPVVFEPGADWSYSNAGYVLLGRIVENVSGESYFDYIQRHVFAPAGMTASGFDSQEDITEKLATGYFKEGTFATAWKANWMTLPFKGSPAGGGYSTNEDLLKFASALQGGKLVRPATLDKMFDDSIPVGPGKYAAGFGDRLSNGRHIRGHAGGAPGMSANLAMVWETGAAVAVTSNQGDTPTAMLLSERIADLLASQGQKP; translated from the coding sequence ATGAAGCTTACTACCCGGCCCACTCTGTTCGCATCGACACTGCTGGCCCCGCTCCTCGCCTTCACCGCCACCATCGCCAGCACATCGGCAAGCGCCGGCGAGATCAGTACGACCATGCCGGAAACGCCCACGGGCGAGATTGGCGCGACGTTGATCGAGCATATCAACAGCGACAGCCCGGATAGCATCCGCGCATGGGCGCAAGGTGTGCTGTCCGAATCGCTCGACCCCGAGATGCGTTCGACCTTTCTCCAGCAGCTCGCCGTTGCTGCCCGGGATAGCGGCGGGGTCGACTTTGTCGATGCGCGGACGCAAGGCCCGCCGGGAATGCTGGTCGTCACCATCAAGGGTCGCCACACCGGACAACTCGCGGCACTGGTGCTGCTGCCCGACCCGGATCAACCGGGAAAGCTGGCCATGGTGGACATGGTGCCGATCGACGATCCTGCATTGTATGATGCCTGGCCGGAAACCGGCGCCTCGCAGGCGGAAATAGCCCATCTGGCAGGTGCTGCGCTGGACCAGCTGGCGCGCACAACGGACTTTTCGGGGTGCCTGAGCATTTCGAATGGTGCGACCACCTTCTTCGACGAGTGCCGCGGACTGGCTGACCGGACATTCGGCGTGAAAGCAGACAATGCGACGAAATTTCACATCGGATCGATGAACAAGATGTTCACTTCGGTCGCGATTGCCCAGCTGGTCGAAGCGGGCAAGCTGCAATGGGAGACCTCGCTTGCCGAAGTGATGCCGGAATATCCCGATCAGGCCACTGCGTCGAAAATCACCGTGTGGCAGCTGTTGCGCCATACCGCTGGCCTGGGCGATTTCTTCGTTCCCGAGTTCTTCCAGAACCGCGAAAATTTCGTCAATCCGGCGGACTATCTCGATCTGATTGCCCGCCAGCCCGTGGTTTTCGAGCCGGGTGCAGACTGGAGTTACAGCAATGCCGGTTACGTATTACTGGGAAGGATTGTCGAGAATGTCTCGGGCGAGAGCTATTTCGATTACATCCAGCGCCATGTCTTCGCGCCTGCAGGGATGACCGCCAGCGGTTTCGATAGCCAGGAAGACATCACGGAGAAGCTGGCGACAGGTTATTTCAAGGAAGGGACGTTTGCTACCGCCTGGAAGGCCAACTGGATGACCCTGCCCTTCAAAGGCAGCCCGGCCGGCGGCGGTTATTCCACCAATGAGGACCTGTTGAAATTCGCCAGCGCGCTGCAAGGAGGGAAACTGGTCAGGCCTGCCACGTTGGATAAGATGTTCGACGATAGCATCCCGGTGGGTCCGGGCAAATATGCAGCCGGGTTCGGCGATCGCCTGTCGAACGGCCGTCATATCCGCGGCCATGCCGGTGGCGCGCCCGGAATGAGCGCAAATCTTGCGATGGTCTGGGAAACCGGTGCTGCGGTGGCCGTGACCAGCAACCAAGGGGATACGCCGACGGCCATGCTGTTGAGCGAGCGCATCGCCGATCTGCTCGCCTCGCAGGGCCAGAAGCCCTAA
- a CDS encoding DUF6249 domain-containing protein, with product MFFIPGVVMLTPVAILLIFLRYRAELTKERYRTLLQLADKGIELPHDLLVEPHASDADRRRALVLIAGGIGLMAMFVALPFEFHDGQRLASLWGLGLLPLMTGLGYFASWWLNRRDNMRG from the coding sequence ATGTTCTTTATTCCCGGCGTGGTCATGCTAACGCCGGTAGCGATCCTGCTGATCTTCCTGCGCTATCGCGCCGAACTGACGAAAGAGCGCTATCGCACGCTCCTGCAGCTTGCGGACAAGGGCATAGAATTGCCGCATGACCTGCTGGTCGAGCCGCATGCTTCCGACGCTGACCGGCGCCGGGCACTTGTCTTGATAGCGGGCGGCATTGGACTGATGGCGATGTTTGTGGCCCTGCCGTTCGAGTTTCACGACGGGCAGCGCCTTGCCAGCCTGTGGGGCCTTGGCCTGTTGCCGCTGATGACAGGCCTTGGCTATTTCGCGAGCTGGTGGCTCAACCGGCGCGATAACATGCGTGGCTGA
- a CDS encoding RNA polymerase sigma factor: MAEPAGSPLGAAQVDHALVARALLTDDRRAFEQLVRRHQGMVRAQLRRLLDGDETKADDLAQETFLLAWRKLHQFRGEARFSTWLYRIAYSCFLQARRSLPKTARDTQENSLDQQTSPRATVELRLDIERAMRQLSDAEQVVLLHVVQLGLSHDEAAYVLAMPLGTVKSHTQRGKAKLRTLLADWQATPQEELGS; this comes from the coding sequence GTGGCTGAGCCAGCTGGCTCTCCACTGGGCGCGGCTCAAGTCGATCATGCGTTGGTGGCGCGCGCGCTGCTGACGGATGATCGACGCGCGTTCGAACAACTGGTGCGGCGGCACCAGGGCATGGTGCGCGCCCAGTTGCGGCGCCTGCTTGATGGTGATGAGACCAAGGCCGATGATCTCGCGCAGGAAACCTTCCTGCTGGCATGGCGCAAGCTGCACCAGTTTCGCGGCGAAGCGCGCTTTTCCACCTGGCTTTACCGCATCGCCTATTCCTGCTTTCTGCAGGCCCGTCGAAGCCTGCCCAAGACAGCCCGCGATACACAGGAAAACTCGCTCGACCAGCAGACATCGCCGCGCGCCACGGTCGAACTGCGGCTCGATATCGAGCGCGCCATGCGCCAGCTGTCCGATGCGGAGCAAGTCGTGCTGCTGCATGTCGTACAGCTAGGCCTGAGCCATGATGAAGCCGCCTATGTGCTGGCGATGCCGCTTGGCACCGTCAAATCTCACACGCAGCGCGGCAAGGCCAAGCTGCGCACGCTGCTGGCCGACTGGCAGGCGACACCACAGGAGGAACTTGGGTCATGA
- a CDS encoding DUF5056 domain-containing protein, translating into MSDEIEDALDELLREQFAGPVADGGFSLSVMEQLPARRRRKDWPLAIGTLGGVATCWLSLRSSPIAYAGWQDWLSGDLSASAGALLVAIASMAVLAMAWSIAETDDRRSSWPRQTIR; encoded by the coding sequence ATGAGTGACGAAATCGAAGATGCTCTGGACGAACTTCTGCGCGAACAGTTCGCTGGGCCGGTAGCCGACGGCGGATTTAGCCTGTCGGTCATGGAACAGCTTCCCGCCCGGCGGCGACGCAAGGATTGGCCCTTGGCAATCGGGACGCTGGGCGGAGTGGCGACCTGTTGGCTCAGCCTTCGCTCATCCCCAATCGCCTATGCTGGCTGGCAGGACTGGCTTTCGGGCGATCTGTCAGCTTCTGCTGGGGCGCTATTGGTGGCGATCGCGAGCATGGCTGTTCTGGCAATGGCCTGGAGCATCGCCGAGACGGATGACCGGCGCAGCTCTTGGCCTCGACAGACCATTCGATAG